In Bifidobacterium adolescentis ATCC 15703, the sequence CTGCATTCCCGGAGCCGCTCCCATGCGCCATACTCCCTGTGCATCGCGATGCATCTCAACATTCCAAAGACCATCGGGACTGGAATCGTTGATTTTGCCGCCCTTATACTCCCAATCATACGTAGCAACCACACGAGAAAGCCCGCATCCGTCAACGCCTGAAGCCTTTAGATATGCCTTCTCCTTTATGGCTTTAAACAGTCCAACCGGCGAATCGAATACTCTGATTTCAAATGGCTCGCGGACATATTCGCCTGTTTTTCTATCCTTCTCCCCAATGTCTTGAGGAATACGACCTATTCTCTTACCATCAGCGAAATCATCAATCCATCGAATCGTCGCATCATCCGCAGCAATGCGAAATTGCCTATGCAAGCATATGCGACTTAGCAAATAGTGATCACCCCACATATTCAATGGCACAAATCGCTCCAACTGCCCGCTATAGCCAGCAGCAGTTTTTTGCACGTCGCTTTCTGCTTGCTGCGGAAAGAGCATGTCCTGATCCTCTTCGCTCCAACGCTGCGAAGTTTGCAAAATCTGATTCGGGTCGAATACCGCAATAACCACTTTCGCACGACGCAATAAATCGTGCAGCATGTTCTTGCCCGAGTATCCTTGGTCACCCTGCGTCAACAGCAGATGAGCTTCATCAACAAGCACTACATCGGCTTTGCCTCGGGGCTTGTCCGCAATAGCTCGATTACTTGTTGTTTTCTCACTAAATCGATTGATGAATTGACTCGGTTTAAGAGCCACCTCGCCAAAATGTTTCTGCAAACCTAATTTGCTTGCAATTTGGTTATAGACGTGCATTTGCTGGTTATGGTTGACAAGGATATATGCTTTTCTGCGATCTTCCTTACTGATTTTTAGTGATGAATCGGTTTCCAGAATATCTTCATCATCTTCGTCATTGATGCGCCCATTGATATCCATTTCTGTTGCTATGCGATAAAACAGGTGACTTAGCAAAACCGTCTTTCCAGTACCCGCAACGCCTTGCACGAAAATCAGTCTCGATAAACCGGAATCGGCTGAATCACCAGAGCCGGCAAGAGCTTCAGAAAGCGCGTCCATAATCGATTCCTCCGCAGCTATCTGATCATCACTCAATTGGTGAAAAGGCGATGCTTTAAAAAGTGCAGAATCGCGAATAATCTCCTCAGCCGGAAATAGTTCCGGATCCTGTCGGTTCAGTTCCATCCAGATGTCCGAGAAAATCTGGTTGAATTCATCCTGCGTATAGTAGTCGCCTTGCGCATTGGTGCGACGATTGTTCAAATTCTTGACTGCATCAGAGCCAAGAAGATAATGCATCAGCCGGTTCTCCACGTCCAAAGTCAGAGATTTGTTGAAATGCGGATTGCCAATGACATACTGCCACACAGAACTAGCGTCGCTCTGCAAATTTTCTTGAAATTCCTTCCAATCAACTCTCGTTTTGGGATCTTCCCTCAGATGCTGCATTGTTCGACTACGAATATTATTCGTCTCTCCCACATACACCGTATATTCGGGACGTAAAGTATGCTGATTCCTCTTCTTTGAATGAACCACATACACCGTTGGATAATCGAAAATATAGTGCAAAGTCTCACGCTCAACAGCAGATAATGTCTCGTATCCCAATTGCTCGACAAAGGCTTTCTCTATTTCTGCTTTGTCATCAATGCTCTGATACGGCAAATCTATAATGATTGGCTTTGGAAGCGCGCTCTTCGTCATATGCTCATTATGCACCCGAGAGAGGCCTTCAGAAAAGATTCGACATACACTTACGTATTATGATTTCCGATTCAAGCATCAACGCGATCCGTAAATTCGTAGCAGAGCGGGACTGGTCTCAATTCCACACTCCCGGCAATCTTGCCAAATCTATCAGCATTGAGGCCGCAGAACTTCTGGAATGTTTTCAATGGAACGACGAGCCACAAGACAGCAATATCGAACATATTCATGAGGAAATAGCAGATGTACTCATGTATTGCATCATGCTATCTGACAAATTTGGATTTGACCTTGACGAGATAATCCTCGATAAGCTTGCGAAGAATGCTCAGAGATATCCGGTTGAATTTGCCTACGGCAATAGTAATAAAGCCAATTGACGCTGTATATACGTTCGTAGATAACACCTGAATAGTTGCACGCTGCCCAATCTGCATTCACTATGAGCCACGTTTTCTTCGCGAGCGCGACAGGGGTTCCAACAGATAGAACCTGCATCTAGGTTAGTAATCCGTCAGAATGCGTTCGCGCACTTTCATGCATTCTCGCGTACCAACATCTTGATTACATATTCTGTTCATGTACGGCACGTTCACTTGCCCAGGGATGTACAGTTCTGTGTATCAGCGCCCACCCAAGGCTACGTTTACGTCCTGAAACGCGGTGGGTCTCTTCTTCTCTGTAACAACGGTAGAGCATTCCTTGAGACACGCTCGAATCGACCAAGCGAACCAACTATGCTATCGTAACTAATAACAGTAGCCTCCAAGCCTCTTAACAATGCTCAAATCCGGGGGCTCTTTTTTTTATCAAGTCGCACAAGGATACGCCATGACGAAGCAGCCAAAAACAATACAGGAAATGATGACGCTTTTAGTCGAAGAACGCGGCTTGGATATCACCGGATTCTCCGATTTCAGCACCGTCCTCCTTGATTGCAACTATTACAGATTGTCCGGCTACTTCCGAGCCTTTCAGATTGATCCTTCTCATGGCAATAATCGCTTTCGAAATGGAACGCACATTAAGGATTTCATGATTCCTTATTTGATGGATGAACAGCTACGTCTACTCATCCTTCGTGGAACATCATCCTTAGAACAAACGCTTCGGGCCCATTTCGCTTACTACCTTGCTCAAAACGGAGGAGCCTACTCCTACACGGAACTCAGCTCATATAAGACAATCAAATATTCCGATGGCACCGAAGCCAGAGAAGTTCTAATTGAGAACATTCACAAATGGCTTGAACGTTCCAGCGAAGTATGCATTCGCCATTATCGGAATAACAACGAGCCTATTCCCATATGGGCGGCGGTCGAGGCGATGCCCTTTGACACTCTCTCAAAAATGATTTCATTGCATACCAACACAACAGCTGTTGACGAACTCAATCAGTCGCTTTCTCTAGGGAAAAATCGTCAACGTGCTGCGCAAATCATTCACAGCATGGTGTATCTACGCAACATTTGCTCGCACCATTGCCGTCTTTGGAACAGGGAGATTGTCCTTCCTCCCCCAGTCCTTGATGCCACAGCTGAGCGCTATGGCTCATATGCTTATGAAGACCGCTCCGTCTGGAAATCTCTTATTGTTCTCATGGATTTAATCGATGGAATAAAAAAGAATTCCACATATTCATCCATGCTTATAAAACAAGCTGAGTCGAATGATAACTATTTCTGGGGATTATGTCATCCTAAACGGTGGCATTAGACACAGCCACCTGACCAATATTTGTCAGCTCCCCGAATCTCATTGTCATGAGAAAGCCCAGTATCGAAGAAAATGATAAATATGACACACCTCAGATAATGCGGAACATCGGATTGGAGGTTATGGAATTGACGAATATCACACGCTGCATTTCAGCCAGTCTGTCCTGCAGTTCAGTGGTAATGTATCGTTTTTTCACCAAGTCGATCTCCCGACCAAAAGTCGATGCAAGATCATCACGCAAAGCCCACTCATCAATCATTGGATTGGCGGTGTCGTCAAACTGATAGATGAAATCGATATCCGAATCCGCATGCCCCTCCCCTCGAGCCATGGAACCGAACAGGTACAGTTCATTGACATGATGCCGCAGCGCGATAGGACGAGCAATCTCCGCTATCTGCTGCGGCATAGCGACCCGCGAAATCACATCAAGCGCTTTCATAGAGCTAGAACATGTGCAAGTTTCTTTTCCACCTGGCGCATGACATCATCTTCCAAAATTCCAATGCGTTGGCCCAATGCCGAAGTGTGCACTGCAAGAATCTTCTCCGTCATCACCCAACTTATTTTAATCAAACCATTCTGCGCAGTAGGAGGAACTTTAACCCGGGTAGTCATATCATCCGACGTAAAAGAAATCATCAGGCATACCACGGTAGAGTCAAAACCCTCGATTTCGTCATTCTGCACAACGACAACCGGCCGAGGCTTTCTCGCGTAACCATCAGCCAGCACAGTCCAGATCTCACCCCTCCTCATCAGCGATCATCCTCATCGACAAATCATTAGCGAAATCAGAAGCCTCCCGTTCATTCTCGAACGGTTCCGCAACCTGTCGA encodes:
- a CDS encoding DUF2075 domain-containing protein, coding for MTKSALPKPIIIDLPYQSIDDKAEIEKAFVEQLGYETLSAVERETLHYIFDYPTVYVVHSKKRNQHTLRPEYTVYVGETNNIRSRTMQHLREDPKTRVDWKEFQENLQSDASSVWQYVIGNPHFNKSLTLDVENRLMHYLLGSDAVKNLNNRRTNAQGDYYTQDEFNQIFSDIWMELNRQDPELFPAEEIIRDSALFKASPFHQLSDDQIAAEESIMDALSEALAGSGDSADSGLSRLIFVQGVAGTGKTVLLSHLFYRIATEMDINGRINDEDDEDILETDSSLKISKEDRRKAYILVNHNQQMHVYNQIASKLGLQKHFGEVALKPSQFINRFSEKTTSNRAIADKPRGKADVVLVDEAHLLLTQGDQGYSGKNMLHDLLRRAKVVIAVFDPNQILQTSQRWSEEDQDMLFPQQAESDVQKTAAGYSGQLERFVPLNMWGDHYLLSRICLHRQFRIAADDATIRWIDDFADGKRIGRIPQDIGEKDRKTGEYVREPFEIRVFDSPVGLFKAIKEKAYLKASGVDGCGLSRVVATYDWEYKGGKINDSSPDGLWNVEMHRDAQGVWRMGAAPGMQRGYDAFNPDGRADYFCHPWNYEIKVGDKGLSLDAVWAESPHTLNEVGSTFSIQGFDLNYVGVIIGPSVTYREGKIVFNEKASCNKRAVSKRNGSISYAQSNLRNELNVLLKRGVHGLYLFAVDPELQAALKEAASK
- a CDS encoding nucleotide pyrophosphohydrolase yields the protein MISDSSINAIRKFVAERDWSQFHTPGNLAKSISIEAAELLECFQWNDEPQDSNIEHIHEEIADVLMYCIMLSDKFGFDLDEIILDKLAKNAQRYPVEFAYGNSNKAN
- a CDS encoding Abi family protein; amino-acid sequence: MTKQPKTIQEMMTLLVEERGLDITGFSDFSTVLLDCNYYRLSGYFRAFQIDPSHGNNRFRNGTHIKDFMIPYLMDEQLRLLILRGTSSLEQTLRAHFAYYLAQNGGAYSYTELSSYKTIKYSDGTEAREVLIENIHKWLERSSEVCIRHYRNNNEPIPIWAAVEAMPFDTLSKMISLHTNTTAVDELNQSLSLGKNRQRAAQIIHSMVYLRNICSHHCRLWNREIVLPPPVLDATAERYGSYAYEDRSVWKSLIVLMDLIDGIKKNSTYSSMLIKQAESNDNYFWGLCHPKRWH
- the mntA gene encoding type VII toxin-antitoxin system MntA family adenylyltransferase antitoxin, producing the protein MKALDVISRVAMPQQIAEIARPIALRHHVNELYLFGSMARGEGHADSDIDFIYQFDDTANPMIDEWALRDDLASTFGREIDLVKKRYITTELQDRLAEMQRVIFVNSITSNPMFRII
- a CDS encoding type II toxin-antitoxin system PemK/MazF family toxin, coding for MRRGEIWTVLADGYARKPRPVVVVQNDEIEGFDSTVVCLMISFTSDDMTTRVKVPPTAQNGLIKISWVMTEKILAVHTSALGQRIGILEDDVMRQVEKKLAHVLAL